A stretch of DNA from Spirosoma endbachense:
GTTCCTGCGCACCGCCTTTAGCCAGCCGGAAGCCGGTCATTACTTCATCAAAGATCAGCAATGCCCCGTGTTGATCGCATAGTGACCGAACACCCTCCAGAAAACCAGGCTCTGGCAATACACAGCCCATATTCCCAACAACGGGCTCCAGAATAATAGCAGCAACCTGATTATGATTGTTGTCCAGTAATTTCTCTACAGCCGCCAAATCGTTAAATGGCGCAGTCAGTGTGTCGGCCGCCGTTGCTTTCGTTACGCCGGGACTATCGGGAACGCCCATTGTCATAGCTCCGCTTCCCGCAGCAATCAGGAACGAATCGCCATGCCCATGATAGCAGCCTTCAAATTTAATGATCTTGTCGCGTCCGGTAAAGCCACGCGCAACCCGGATTGCCGCCATGGTGGCTTCTGTGCCTGAATTAACCATGCGCACTTTCTCGACGGAGGGGACCATGCTGGTAATCAGTTCCGCCATTTCAACCTCTTTGCGCGTAGGTGCGCCAAACGAAAATGAATGCTGAATGGCATCCCGAACGGCTTTTTCCACGGGTTCAAACGCGTGGCCCAGAATCATTGGTCCCCATGAGTTGATCAGTTCGATGTACTGTCGCCCGTCTTCGTCATAGAGATAAGGCCCTTTAGCCGATTTGATAAAGATGGGCGAGCCTCCGACTGCCCGAAATGCCCGAACGGGTGAGTTAACCCCGCCCGGTATCAGCGTTTTCGCCTTCTCAAATAATTCTTCGCTTGTTGTCATAATTAAAAGAGTGAATGAGTGAATTGGTGAAAGAGCGAAATCCGCTTGATGGGAAATGCACGTTCAATTTGTTACTCTTTCACTTTTATAAACCGCCCATCGGCATATTTCACGATTGGAACGATCTGGTTTTCATTGGTTTGGGTGTAATCAAATCCTGACAGTAAATAGTCGTCGGTATCAGAACGCAGGGTATTTCGGTTACGGAGCTGCGGTCCGTTTTTCGCCAGCTGACGACCAAAAAACAGCATCATGTCATAACCCTCACTGGCAAACACCGATGGAATAGTGTTCCGCTTTGCCAGGTATTCCTCCTGAAACTCGGTAACCGGCTCACGCGCAGAGTCGATGAAATCAGGATAAAGCAGGTATAAATCCCGGCGGGTGAATGTAGAGGCCGAGTTTCTATAGAAATCAAAAGCTGAGGCCGTGGCAATCAGTGGTCCACTTACTTTACGGCGGCTTAAGGCATCAATGAGCCGGGCACCATCCTCTTCATTGTTACTGGCTAAAAATACATGACCCAGCGAAACAGGGGTAACGGTGCTCATCGAACGCGATGGCGTAGTTGTTCCCGTAAGTTGCATGGCGTCGGCCATTGTCTGTGCCGAGCCGGTTAATTTCCGAAAATCAACAATTTGATAACTCTGGCGTTTCAATTCATTTTGATAGGCCAGTGCCAGCAATGAATCCCGTCGTGAGGAACCGAAATAAATAGCGGCCCGGCGCAAACCATTTAGCGCACGTACCTGCTCGGCAACTTTTAGCGCCTGCTGATTCAGAGATGGCTGCACCAAAAAGGACATAGGCTGATTGGCCACCAGCTCACTACTCGTTGCAATAGGGTTTAGCAACAGTATGTTATTCTGATTGGCATAAGCGGATACAATGCGGTTTGGCTCCACATAGAGCGGCCCAATAATCATGTCAGTTTGCGCAAACGCGGGGCTATTGACCAGTTCAAGCGCTTTATTGGCATCGTTGTCCAGATCATAAGCGAACAGATTCACCGTGATGCCTTCATCCTGTAACCGGGCTTTTGCCAGCCTGATCCCGTCATACAGATCGTATACATATTGATTCGAACGTTGACGTTTTTCGGGATTGAATTCATCGACCCGAAATGGAAACATGACCGCCACATTATAATACCCTTTCGAGCGAGTGTTTCGGACGGGCGTTACAGCCGTTGTTGAGCTGGTAGCCGACGTTGCCGCAGGTGTCGTACTCGTTGTTCGGGAAACCACAGTTCCGGGAACCCCAAAGCGGTTTGTCAGTCGATCCGACAACTCCAGATCATCTTTATCCGTCGCCGTTCGCTGAATAAAATCAATTAAGGTTAAGCCAACGATTCGATCGT
This window harbors:
- a CDS encoding ABC transporter substrate-binding protein produces the protein MNGRLSWLTLAAVSLLWLLNMQVALAQVSPDALKRYKAAVQLVQTGNYERAKTDLNAIILRDGPLAPYAHYYYAVAAFRQKNFNQARLMIKQLMTRYPDWHKLDDANYLFAAICMETGQFEDALEAIQEIKSPTLRADVTKLEQAFIARITDLNRLKQLNKEFPDDRIVGLTLIDFIQRTATDKDDLELSDRLTNRFGVPGTVVSRTTSTTPAATSATSSTTAVTPVRNTRSKGYYNVAVMFPFRVDEFNPEKRQRSNQYVYDLYDGIRLAKARLQDEGITVNLFAYDLDNDANKALELVNSPAFAQTDMIIGPLYVEPNRIVSAYANQNNILLLNPIATSSELVANQPMSFLVQPSLNQQALKVAEQVRALNGLRRAAIYFGSSRRDSLLALAYQNELKRQSYQIVDFRKLTGSAQTMADAMQLTGTTTPSRSMSTVTPVSLGHVFLASNNEEDGARLIDALSRRKVSGPLIATASAFDFYRNSASTFTRRDLYLLYPDFIDSAREPVTEFQEEYLAKRNTIPSVFASEGYDMMLFFGRQLAKNGPQLRNRNTLRSDTDDYLLSGFDYTQTNENQIVPIVKYADGRFIKVKE
- the hemL gene encoding glutamate-1-semialdehyde 2,1-aminomutase, with the translated sequence MTTSEELFEKAKTLIPGGVNSPVRAFRAVGGSPIFIKSAKGPYLYDEDGRQYIELINSWGPMILGHAFEPVEKAVRDAIQHSFSFGAPTRKEVEMAELITSMVPSVEKVRMVNSGTEATMAAIRVARGFTGRDKIIKFEGCYHGHGDSFLIAAGSGAMTMGVPDSPGVTKATAADTLTAPFNDLAAVEKLLDNNHNQVAAIILEPVVGNMGCVLPEPGFLEGVRSLCDQHGALLIFDEVMTGFRLAKGGAQERFGITPDLTTMGKIIGGGMPVGAYGGRAEIMNIVSPVGPVYQAGTLSGNPIAMSAGLAMLHHLNDHPEVYTRLEEIGTALVTGFQAGLQKVGLNYTINHIGSMFTLFMTDHAVSNFTEAKTCDLPLFGRYFHAMLKRGVYLAPSQFESLFLSVALTDALVAQIIQANEESLQEAMND